A genomic region of Cyanobacteriota bacterium contains the following coding sequences:
- a CDS encoding LysR substrate-binding domain-containing protein produces MRQITLHQLKVFEAAARHCSFTRAAEELFLTQPTVSMQVKQLTQAVGIPLFEQVGKRLHLTDAGRELYKTCRDVFEQLSQFEMTIADMQGLKQGKLRLCVITTAKYVVPRLLGPFCQRYPGVDVSLQVTNHEGVAERMSENLDDLYIVSEPPDHPEIESFAFIENPLVVVAPKNHPLVTQRQISLQRIADEPFIMREPGSGTRKTVQELFDVNKVPIRIKLEIGSNEAIKQAVAGGLGIAVLSLHSLTLEGTFSQVAILDVEKFPIARQWYVIYPAGKQLSTVART; encoded by the coding sequence CTGAGACAAATTACACTACACCAGCTTAAGGTGTTTGAAGCTGCTGCCCGCCATTGTAGCTTCACGCGGGCGGCGGAAGAGCTGTTTTTAACCCAGCCAACTGTCTCTATGCAAGTGAAACAACTGACTCAAGCCGTGGGCATTCCATTGTTTGAGCAGGTGGGTAAGCGTTTACATCTCACCGATGCAGGACGAGAGTTATACAAAACATGTCGGGATGTGTTTGAGCAGTTGTCTCAGTTTGAGATGACGATCGCTGACATGCAAGGTCTCAAGCAAGGTAAGCTTCGCCTCTGTGTAATTACCACCGCCAAATACGTCGTGCCGCGGCTACTAGGCCCCTTCTGTCAACGATACCCTGGTGTGGATGTATCGCTACAAGTTACAAATCATGAAGGGGTAGCTGAGCGCATGTCTGAGAATCTAGACGATCTCTACATTGTGAGTGAACCACCAGATCACCCTGAAATAGAGTCTTTTGCCTTTATTGAAAACCCCTTGGTAGTCGTAGCACCTAAAAACCATCCCTTAGTGACGCAAAGGCAGATTAGTCTACAGCGCATTGCCGATGAACCATTCATCATGCGAGAGCCAGGGTCAGGAACTCGTAAAACTGTGCAAGAACTGTTTGATGTCAATAAAGTTCCAATTCGGATCAAGCTAGAAATTGGTAGCAATGAAGCGATCAAACAGGCTGTTGCTGGTGGCTTGGGAATTGCCGTGCTATCGCTGCATAGCCTTACGTTAGAGGGCACCTTCAGCCAAGTTGCGATTCTGGATGTGGAGAAATTTCCCATCGCCCGCCAGTGGTATGTCATCTATCCGGCAGGTAAGCAGCTATCAACTGTTGCTCGTACAT
- a CDS encoding nucleoside 2-deoxyribosyltransferase: MTLPPWIYLAGPLFTQAEITFNRWLAAQLRSAGYTIYLPQEECSGVTDPQELFAICMKGLDRATLAIVILDGADADSGSCFEMGYAYGRGLPIIGLRTDFRGSGEHMGVNLMLTHSCTHLILTSTNPPPSTDTVTYLAVGEDVVSPLVDVLKRLVTARSSG, encoded by the coding sequence ATGACCCTACCGCCATGGATTTATCTTGCAGGCCCATTGTTTACTCAGGCAGAAATCACGTTCAACCGTTGGCTGGCAGCACAACTTCGATCGGCAGGCTATACAATTTACCTGCCCCAAGAGGAATGTAGTGGTGTGACTGATCCCCAAGAGTTATTTGCCATTTGCATGAAGGGGTTGGATAGGGCAACTCTCGCCATTGTAATTTTGGATGGTGCTGATGCCGATTCGGGGAGTTGCTTTGAGATGGGTTATGCCTATGGACGAGGATTACCCATCATTGGACTGCGTACAGACTTTCGGGGCAGTGGTGAACATATGGGTGTGAATCTCATGCTTACCCATAGCTGCACCCACTTAATTTTGACCAGCACTAACCCGCCGCCCTCGACAGATACCGTTACCTATTTAGCTGTTGGTGAGGATGTTGTATCGCCATTAGTCGATGTGCTAAAACGCCTAGTCACAGCTAGGAGTTCAGGTTAA